In Pomacea canaliculata isolate SZHN2017 linkage group LG12, ASM307304v1, whole genome shotgun sequence, a single genomic region encodes these proteins:
- the LOC112577195 gene encoding uncharacterized protein LOC112577195, which translates to MQPSSRGFYMAVLAGVFAALASVFAKVAASHDGAQNVVLTLSNLTKMVSTNAHFVFATEDMVVLVIILVRLFGVVGIFGSNAVQWIFFSKSLQLCSSSVVATVTSTAANFVLTAYISWMLFKEHLPLLWWCGSSLIIMGCFWFTMAAKASSALAHLQMAKKQFSETLLFILINLKHVFFFFTLRD; encoded by the exons ATGCAGCCAAGTTCACGAGGTTTTTACATGGCAGTGTTGGCTGGCGTTTTTGCCGCCCTTGCCTCTGTTTTCGCAAAAGTGGCAGCTAGTCATGATGGAGCGCAAAATGTTGTGCTAACATTAAGTAACCTTACGAAAATGGTCAGCACGAATGCACATTTCGTTTTCGCAACAGAAGACATGGTTGTTTTA gTAATAATACTTGTCCGTCTTTTTGGAGTGGTTGGAATCTTTGGCAGCAATGCAGTGCAGTGGATTTTCTTCTCAAAGTCTTTACAGTTGTGTTCATCATCTGTGGTTGCTACGGTCACTAGTACTGCTGCAAACTTTGTGCTGACT GCATATATCAGTTGGATGCTATTCAAGGAACATCTCCCCTTGCTGTGGTGGTGTGGGTCCAGTCTTATTATAATGGGTTGCTTCTGGTTCACCATGGCAGCCAAGGCAAGCTCAGCATTAGCTCATCTGCAGATGGCAAAAAAACAATTTAGTGAGACACTTCTGTTTATATTGATCAATTtgaagcatgttttttttttttttactttgagaGATTAG
- the LOC112577193 gene encoding ER membrane protein complex subunit 8-like — MADVAVGVQAYCKLLLHSAKYPHCAVNGVLLAEEGKCKDQKVVRFVDCIPLFHLSLGLAPMLEIALLQIDSYCKSKGYIIAGYYQANENIDDNQLNHVAKTVGKKIQEYFSNACIFMIDNRQVNPDPVSEVYRIYSLKDTSWKEHDKSKRTVEEETIRTATELLKSGAHRKLLDFDNHLDNVKNDWRNPELSDLISRCT, encoded by the exons ATGGCAGACGTTGCTGTAGGTGTGCAAGCTTACTGCAAATTATTGCTGCATTCAGCCAAGTATCCTCATTGCGCTGTCAATGGCGTTTTACTAGCAGAGGAGGGAAAATGCAAAGATCAGAAAGTTGTTCGTTTCGTTGACTGTATTCCGTTGTTTCATCTTTCACTTGGTCTCGCCCCTATGTTGGAAATAGCACTATTACAG ATCGACAGTTACTGCAAAAGCAAGGGATATATCATAGCAGGCTATTATCAGGCAAATGAAAACATTGATGACAATCA ATTAAACCATGTTGCAAAGACTGTTGGGAAAAAGattcaagaatatttttcaaatgcttgtatttttatg ATTGACAACAGACAAGTTAACCCTGACCCAGTATCAGAAGTCTACAGAATCTACTCTCTCAAGGACACGAGCTGGAAGGAACATGACAAAAG tAAGCGAACAGTCGAGGAGGAGACCATACGCACTGCAACGGAACTTCTGAAGTCTGGAGCACATAGAAAGCTGCTAGACTTTGACAATCATCTGGACAATGTCAAAAATGATTGGCGCAATCCAGAGTTGTCGGACTTGATATCTAGATGTACATAG